Within Streptomyces sp. SS1-1, the genomic segment GGGCGGCCAACCGGTCCCCTCCGCCCGGCGCACGGTCGACGGCTACCTGCTGGCGCCCTTCCCCTGGTACGGCCTCGACGAGGCCTTCACCGGGCCGCGCTGGCTGATGCAGGTCGGCACGGCGGCCGACGGGGCCGTGGAACACGGTTCGATCGGGCACGGTGACGAACCGTCCGTCCTCAACGAGGCGGCGGAGGGCCGTGAGAAGTTCGCGGTGGTCGTGACCGTCGCCGCCAACCCGTCCCGCCGCAGCGCCGACGGCACGGGCCTGCTGGAGGCCACCACGGTCTCCTCGGCGGCCTGGCTGGCCGGCGTCGGACTGCTGTCCTTCACCTGGCCGGGCCAGATGGACCACTCGCTGCGGGACGACTGGCTCGACCAGCAGACCGAGACGGCCTGGGCGCTCGCCGACGACCTCGACGGCCCGGACTGGTCGACGCTGTCCCTGCCGGTGGACGGGGTGCCGACCCCGTTCCACTACCGCGAGTCCGAGTTCGGCTGGGTCCTCGCGGGATCCACCCAGGAAGGCGTCCACGTGGGCGCGTACGGCCGCGGCATGAGCGCGTACGGCCTGGGCTTCGCCATGATCAAGGACATCGCGTCCTACGCCTGACCCGTACGCCGAAGGGGCGCCGCGAAACCGCGGCGCCCCTTCGGCGCACCTACGCCCCTGAGGGCGGGTCAGGACTCAGAACTTGTTCTTCGGCGTGATCCCCAGCGACAGACCCGACAGGCCGCGCTGCCGCCCGCCCAGCTTGCCCGCGATCGAGCGCAGGGCCGCGCCCGCCGGGGAGTCCGGGTCGCTCAGGACGACTGGCTTGCCCTCGTCGCCGCCCTCGCGCAGGCGGACGTCGATCGGGATGCTGCCGAGGACCGGGACCGTCGCACCCGTGGTGCGGGTCAGGCCGTCGGCGACCGTCTGGCCGCCGCCCGTGCCGAACACGTCGACCATCTCGCCGCAGTGCGGGCAGGGCAGGCCCGACATGTTCTCGACCACGCCGACGATCTTCTGGTGGGTCTGGACGGCGATGGAGCCGGCCCGCTCGGCCACCTCGGCGGCGGCCTGCTGCGGGGTCGTCACGACCAGGATCTCGGCGTTCGGGACCAGCTGCGCGACCGAGATCGCGATGTCGCCGGTGCCGGGCGGCAGGTCCAGCAGCAGGACGTCGAGGTCGCCCCAGTACACGTCCGCGAGGAACTGCTGGAGCGCGCGGTGCAGCATCGGGCCGCGCCACACCACCGGCGCGTTGCCCGGCGTGAACATGCCGATGGAGATGACCTTCACGCCGTTCGCCGACGGCGGCATGATCATGTTCTCGACCTGGGTCGGACGCCCGTCGGCGCCCAGCATGCGCGGCACGCTGTGGCCGTAGATGTCGGCGTCGACGACGCCCACCTTCAGACCGTCGGCCGCCATGGCAGCCGCCAGGTTCACCGTGACCGAGGACTTGCCGACGCCGCCCTTGCCGGAGGCGACCGCGTACACGCGGGTCAGGCTGCCCGGCTTGGCGAAGGGGACCTCACGCTCGGCCTGGCCGCCGCGCAGGGCGTTCGCCAGCTCCTTGCGCTGCTCGTCGCTCATCACGTCGAGCGTGACGTCGACCCGGGTCACGCCCTCGACGCGGGAGACCGCGTCCGTCACGCGCTGCGTGATGGTGTCGCGCATCGGGCAGCCGGAGACCGTCAGGTACACGGTGACCGCGACCGCACCGTCCGCACCGATCTCCACCGACTTGACCATCCCCAGCTCGGTGATGGGGCGGTTGATCTCGGGGTCGTTCACCGTCGCCAGTGCCTCGCGCACCGCGTCTTCCGTAGCCATAAGGACGATGGTACGGCCCGGTAGCCATGCCCCGGTAAGGCCGTCAGCGGTCGTCTACGTCACGTCCCGGCGACCGATCCGCCGGGAATACCCCGCGGTCGCGGTGCCCGTTCTGGCGTTCCTCCAGTTCCTTCATCAGGTCCTGCAGCTCCGAGCGCATCCAGTCACGGGTGGCGACCTCGCCCAGGTTGACCCGCAGCGCCGCGACCTCGCGGGTCAGGAACTCGGTGTCGGCGATCGACCGCTCGTTCTGCTTGCGGTCCTGTTCGAGGTTGACCCGGTCCCGGTCATCCTGCCGGTTCTGAGCGAGCAGGATCAGCGGGGCCGCGTACGACGCCTGCAGGGACAGGGCCAGCGTCAGGAAGATGAACGGGTACTCGTCGAAGCGCAGCTCGCTGGGCGCCGCGATGTTCCACAGCACCCACAGGATGATCACGACCGTCATCCACACCAGGAACCGCCCGGTGCCGATGAACCGGGCGACCCGCTCCGACAGGCGCCCGAAGGCGTCCGGGTCCCACTCGGGCAGGATGCGGCGGCGCGGCGGGCGCGGCTGGTCCAGCCGGGTCCGCGGTCCCCGTCCGGCGGCGGTCGCGCCCGCCGTGGCGCGCTCGCGTCCGCCGCTCTCGCGCTCAGGAGCCATCCGTGCCGCTCCCCTCGCCGGAGTCCTCGTCCAGGTGGAACTCGGTCTCCCGCCAGTCGTCGGGCAGCATGTGGTCCAGGACGTCGTCCACGGTCACCGCGCCCAGCAGCGACCCCGAGTCGTCGACGACGGGGGCCGCGACCATGTCGTACGTCGCGAAGAACCCGGCGACGACCGGCAGCGTCGCGTCCGGCTCCAGGGCCTCCAGCGCCTCGTCCACCATGGAACTGACCAGGGTGTACGGGGGGTCGCGCAGCAGCCGCTGGAAGTGGACCGTGCCGAGGTACTTGCCGGTCGGCGTCTCGTCGGGCGGACGGCAGACGTAGACCTGGGCGGCCAGGGCCGGGGACAGGTCGGGGTGCCGGATACGGGCGAGCGCGTCGGCGACGGTGGCGTCGGGCCGCAGGATGATCGGCTCGGTCGTCATCAGACCGCCCGCGGTGTGCTCCTCGTACGCCATCAGACGGCGCATGTCGGCCGCGTCCGAGGGCTGCATCAGGTTCAGCAGCCGCTCCTGCTCGTCCGGGGGCAGCTCGCTGAGCAGGTCGGCCGCGTCGTCCGGGTCCATGGCCTCCAGGACGTCGGCGGCGCGCTCCTGCTTCAGCTTGCCGAGGATCTCGATCTGGTCGTCCTCCGGCAGCTCCTCCAGCACGTCGGCGAGGCGGTCGTCGTCCAGGGCGGCGGCGACCTCGGCGCGGCGCTTGGGGGAGAGGTGGTGCAGCACGTTGGCGAGGTCGGCGGGCCGCAGCTGCTCGAACGTGGCCAGCAGGTTCTCCGCGCCCTGCCCCTGCTCCTCCAGGGAGAAGCCGGTGACCGCGGACCACTCGACCGTCAGCGACTCGCCCTTGGCCCGCCGGAAGGCGCCGCCCCTACCGCCCTTGCGGACGAACACCTTGTCGATCTCCCAGTCCCGACGGGCGGGCAGCTGCTGCACCGACAGGTCCAGGACGGTGACCTCCTCGTCGGTCTCCACCAGCTTGACGCGCCGGTCCAGCAGTTCGCCGAAGACCAGCCGCTCGGTGGGCCGCTGCTCGAACCGGCGGACGTTCAGCACCCCGGTCGTGATGACCTGGCCGGACTCGATGCTGGTCACCCGGGTCATCGGCAGGAAGATACGGCGCCGGGTGGACAGTTCGACGACCAGGCCGAGCAGCCGCGGCGGGCGCCGGCCCACGCGCAGCATGACGACCAGGTCCCGCACCCGGCCCACCTGGTCGCCGTTCGGGTCGAACACGGCGACACCGGCGAGGTGCGAGACGAAGATCCGGGGGACGCCGGCTGCCATGACTGAGGCTCCTCTGTGTGCGGGTCGGCCGAATTGCTGATGCTGCTGGGACGGGGTGCCGCGCCGTGGGCGCCCTTTCCCAAATGCCCGCTCAAGTGGGCTTCAGGCTAGCCCGTCCGCATCCGGTCCGCCCTGGTGAGCGGTCCGGACGGACTGGCTCCGTCCAGGGCCCCGCGCCCCGGTACGCTGCCGTACGCCGCTCGGGTACCACGACAGAAAGGCAGCCCCACCTGTGACTGCGATTCCCCACGGCCGCCCCCGCAAGGCCGCGCTGGTGTCCGCCATGTGCGCCCTGGTCGTGTCGGCGACGGGGCTGACGGGATGCGGCAGCGAGGACCCGGACGCGGGGACGAACGGGGTCGGCAAACTGCCGCCGGCCGAGATCCAGCGCAAGACCCGGGCCGCCGCCGACTCCGCCCAGGCGGTGCACCTCTCCGGGAACGTGGTCACCAGCGGACGCACCTACCGGCTCGACATGCGGCTGAAGGCCGACGGCGCGACCGGCTCGGTCACCGCGCGCGGCTCCACGTTCCATCTGCTGCGCGTCGGCGAGCAGCTGTTCCTGAAGGCCGACGCCGGCTTCTGGAGCGACGCGGGCACCGGCGGCAAGACGGACGCCGGGGCCGTCGACAAGCTGGACGGCAAGTACGTGAAGGTGCCCCAGGGTGATCCCTCGTACAAGAAGTTCAGCGGGTTCACCGAGAAGGACGTGCTGCTCGACGGGCTGCTGGCGCTGCACGGCGAGGTCACCACGGACGGGCACCACGAGCAGGCGGGCCTGCGCACCATCCGGCTCTCCGGGGACGGCGGCGACGGCGGCACCCTCGACGTCTCCCTGGAGGGCAAGCCCTACCCGCTGCTCCTGACCCGCGCGGGCGGCGCCGGCACCCTCACCTTCTCCGCGTGGGGCAAGGACTTCCCGCTGGAGAAGCCGAACAAGGACGACACCGTGGACTACGGCAAGCAGCTGCCGTCGTCCTGACCGCTCAGCCCCGCCCGCGGCGCTTCGCCAGCAGGCGGGGGAGTCCCGCCGGGACGGGGCGTCGGGTCGTCGCCGGTGTCGGGACGGGGACCTCGGCGAGGGAGCCGTCGGGCAGCGGGGCCGGCGCTCCCGCCGGCTCCAGGCGCAGCACCCGGCACTCACGCGCCCAGCGCTCGGGCATCGCCTCGCCGTCCGGGGCGTTCAGGCGCTTGCCCTTGAGGTCGGCGACGGCGGCCTCCCACGCCTCGGTCCGCGCCGCCAGCTCCACGACCCGCGCCGGCCAGGACACCAGCCGGCCGCCCTTGTCCTTGCTGCGCACGGTGACCTCGACGGCGGCCCCGTCGGCCAGGCCGGGAAGCGGCTGCTCACCCGGGCCGTCGCCCACGACACACGCGGCACCCTCGTGCCACACGTGCCACAGCGCGCGCGCCGGGACACCGGGCGCCGCGACCCAGACGAGCCCGGACTTCTTCGTGGCCTCCTCGACGAGGGCCTGGTCGAGCAGCTCGCTTGTCATGGCCCCCAGCCTATCCAGCGGGGCCCGGCCGGATCAGAGCCAGCCGTTGCGCTTGAGCGTGCGGTGGATGCCCAGACAGATCGCCACCGTCACGCTGAGGATCACCGGGTAGCCGTACTTCCAGTGCGTCTCCGGCATGTAGTCGAAGTTCATGCCGTACACCCCGCAGACCATCGTCGGGACGGCGATGATCGCCGCCCACGAGGTGATCTTGCGCATGTCCTCGTTCTGCGCGACGGACGCCTGCGCGAGGTTGGCCTGGAGGATCGAGTTCAGCAGCTCGTCGAAGCCGATGACCTGCTCGTGCACGCGCGCGACGTGGTCGGCGACGTCCCGGAAGTACTTCTGGATGTCGGGGTCGATCAGCCGCATCGGCCGCTCGCTCAGCAGCTGCATCGGGCGCAGCAGCGGCGACACGGCCCGCTTGAACTCCAGTACCTCGCGCTTGAGTTGGTAGATCCGGCCGGCGTCCGTGCCGCGCGGCGCGCCCTTGCGGCCCGGCGAGAAGACCTCGGTCTCCACCTCGTCGATGTCGTCCTGCACGGCGTCGGCGACGGCGATGTAGCCGTCCACCACATGGTCGGCGATGGCGTGCAGCACCGCGGACGGGCCCTTCGCGAGCAGCTCGGGGTCGTCCTGGAGGCGGTGCCGCAGCGCGCGCAGCGAGCCCTGGCCGCCGTGCCGGACGGTGATGAAGAAGTCCCGGCCGGTGAAGCACATCACCTCACCGGTCTCCACGACCTCGCTGTTGGCGGTGAGCCGGTCGTGCTCGATGTAGTGGACCGTCTTGAAGACGGTGAACAGCGTGTCGTCGTAGCGCTCCAGCTTGGGCCGCTGGTGCGCCTGCACGGCGTCCTCGACGGCCAGCGGGTGCAGCCCGAACTCGCCCGCGATACCGGCGAATTCGGCCTCGGTGGGCTCGTGGAGCCCGATCCAGACGAAGCCTCCGTCGCGGCGCACCTGGCGCATCGCCTCGTGGGGCGTCAGCGGTGTCGCGGTCGCCACGCGGGCGCCGTCGCGGTACACGGCGCAGTCGACGACGGCGGAGGGCGTCGCGGGGTCACGGGTGGTCTCGTACGGGCCGCTCTCCTTGCGCAGCGAGATGCGGGACGGACGGACCACGGCACGCAGGTCGCGGATCATCGACATGAGCAGGCTCCTTCGCGACGGGCAACGAAGCGCGCGCGTACCGCCGCACGGATGGAACTGCCCGGAATGAGGACGTCCTGACCTCAGGATGTTTGGTACGTCCACAAAGCGGGGAGCACCGCACCGTTGCGGTGATGGGCTTCGTTGCTGAAACAGATCAGACCGATCAGGCAAAGCGAAACGAAGTGCTCTTCCGCGTCAGGAACACGAGCGTGAAAGGCGGCGGTCAGCCGGAGCCGGAACAGCCGAACCAGCTACATCAACGGCGGGAAGAGCGAGTGGTACTGCACGGTCGACTTCGATCCATGACAGCCCCACCTCCTCCGGCCGGTCCCTCGTGAGGGACGTTCCATACCCCTAAGGGGTTCCCCGTACGGGAGTATTCAGGCGTCGGGACTCGTTCGCGATGCCTCGGCACGCTGCCCGAACACCGGGCAAGAGTATCAGCCGACTGAAGTGTCAAGGCGCTGCTTTGCCGCGTCCTGACGAGTTCTATGCTCGCGACATGGCTGATGTTCTTCCCCTGGTCGAGGCCCGGCTCCGCACCGCCCTCGGCGAACCGGACGCCCGCGCGGCGGTCACCTTCCTCGGCACCGACCGCGTCGAGGTGCTCCGCTTCCAGGAGGGCGACATCGTCCGCTACGCGACCCTCGGCATGTCCGCGCACCCCATGACGGACCCGACGGCCGTGATCGCCGACCCCGTGAAGGGCCCCCGCGCCGAGCTGGTCCTGTCCGTCCGCGCCGGACTCGCCGACACCGACAAGGTGCTGCGCCCGCTCGCGGTGCTCGCCGCGTCCCCGCAGGTGGAGGGTGTCGTCGTGGCGCCCGGCGCCTCCCTCGACGTCGGTGAACCCCTGTGGCCCGGCGCCCCGTTCACCTCGGTCCTGGTCGCCGAGCCGGGCGGTCTCGTGGAGGACCTGGACCTCGACGCCCCGCTGGACCCGGTGAGCTTCCTGCCGCTGCTCCCGATGACACCGAACGAGGCCGCCTGGAAGCGTGTGCACGGCGCCCAGGCCCTCCAGGAGCGCTGGCTGACGCACGGGACGGACCTGCGGGATCCCACCCGCACGTCCGTCCCGCTGACGTGAGCGTCACGTGAGCGATCTCACCGAAGAGCCCTGGAGAAGCGTCAGTTGGCGAACACGGTGACGCTGTCCTCGGTCGCGTGCCGCGTGGCGTGCTCCTCGGCCTCCAGTGTGAGCGCCCTGCGGCGGACGAGGACGACGAGCGCGCCCAGCACCGCCGTGACGGCCGCCACCACGAACGGCACCCGCAGGCTGCCGGTCCACTCCTCGATCCGCGGGGCGAAGAACGGCGCCGCGGCCGCCGCGAACCAGCGGACGAAGTTGTAGCCGGCGCTGGCCACCGGGCGCGGCGCGTCCGACACGCCGAGGGCCAGCTCGGTGTAGACGGTGTTGTTCACGCCGATGAACGCACCCGACAGGATCGTGCAGACCACGGCGGTCGTGTGGTCGCCGTAGCCGAGGACCAGCACGTCGGCCGCGAGCAGGACGAGCGAGCCGCCGAGCACCCGCAGCGAGCCGAAGCGCTCCTGCAGACGCGGGGCCACGATCACCGAGAACACGGCGAGCAGCACACCCCACGCGAAGAACACCGCGCCCGACCGGTACGGGCTCATGTCCAGCACGAACGGCGTGAAGGCCAGCACGGTGAAGAACGTGTAGTTGTAGAAGAACGCCGAGGCCGCCGCCGACGCCAGGCCGCCGTGGCCGAGCGCGCGGATCGGGTCGAGCACCGAGGTCTTGGTGGCCGGCCTGGGCTGCTCCTTGAGGAACGCCGTGATGCACAGGAAACCGACGGCCATCAGGAACGCGGTGCCGAAGAACGGGTAGCGCCAGCTGGCGTCGCCGAGCAGCGCCCCCAGCAGCGGGCCGCAGGCCATGCCGAGCCCGAGGGCGGACTCGTACAGCAGGATCGCCGCCGCGCTGCCGCCGGCCGCGGCTCCGACGATCACGGCGAGCGCGGTGGAGACGAAGAGCGCGTTGCCCAGACCCCAGCCGGCCCGGAACCCGACCAGTTCGCCGACCGAGCCGGAGGTGCCGGCGAGGGCCGCGAAGACGACGACCAGCGCCAGACCGAGCAGCAGCGTCTTGCGACCGCCGATCCGGCTGGAGACGAAGCCGGTGAGCAGCATCGCCACGGCGGTGATCAGGAAGTACGAGGTGAAGAGCAGCGAGACCTGGCCGGCCGTGGCGTCCAGGCCGCTCGCGATGGACGGCAGGATCGGGTCGACGAGCCCGATGCCCATGAAGGCGACGACGGACGCGCCCGCGGT encodes:
- a CDS encoding Mrp/NBP35 family ATP-binding protein encodes the protein MATEDAVREALATVNDPEINRPITELGMVKSVEIGADGAVAVTVYLTVSGCPMRDTITQRVTDAVSRVEGVTRVDVTLDVMSDEQRKELANALRGGQAEREVPFAKPGSLTRVYAVASGKGGVGKSSVTVNLAAAMAADGLKVGVVDADIYGHSVPRMLGADGRPTQVENMIMPPSANGVKVISIGMFTPGNAPVVWRGPMLHRALQQFLADVYWGDLDVLLLDLPPGTGDIAISVAQLVPNAEILVVTTPQQAAAEVAERAGSIAVQTHQKIVGVVENMSGLPCPHCGEMVDVFGTGGGQTVADGLTRTTGATVPVLGSIPIDVRLREGGDEGKPVVLSDPDSPAGAALRSIAGKLGGRQRGLSGLSLGITPKNKF
- a CDS encoding DUF1003 domain-containing protein, which codes for MAPERESGGRERATAGATAAGRGPRTRLDQPRPPRRRILPEWDPDAFGRLSERVARFIGTGRFLVWMTVVIILWVLWNIAAPSELRFDEYPFIFLTLALSLQASYAAPLILLAQNRQDDRDRVNLEQDRKQNERSIADTEFLTREVAALRVNLGEVATRDWMRSELQDLMKELEERQNGHRDRGVFPADRSPGRDVDDR
- a CDS encoding magnesium transporter MgtE N-terminal domain-containing protein, giving the protein MAAGVPRIFVSHLAGVAVFDPNGDQVGRVRDLVVMLRVGRRPPRLLGLVVELSTRRRIFLPMTRVTSIESGQVITTGVLNVRRFEQRPTERLVFGELLDRRVKLVETDEEVTVLDLSVQQLPARRDWEIDKVFVRKGGRGGAFRRAKGESLTVEWSAVTGFSLEEQGQGAENLLATFEQLRPADLANVLHHLSPKRRAEVAAALDDDRLADVLEELPEDDQIEILGKLKQERAADVLEAMDPDDAADLLSELPPDEQERLLNLMQPSDAADMRRLMAYEEHTAGGLMTTEPIILRPDATVADALARIRHPDLSPALAAQVYVCRPPDETPTGKYLGTVHFQRLLRDPPYTLVSSMVDEALEALEPDATLPVVAGFFATYDMVAAPVVDDSGSLLGAVTVDDVLDHMLPDDWRETEFHLDEDSGEGSGTDGS
- a CDS encoding magnesium and cobalt transport protein CorA, whose protein sequence is MSMIRDLRAVVRPSRISLRKESGPYETTRDPATPSAVVDCAVYRDGARVATATPLTPHEAMRQVRRDGGFVWIGLHEPTEAEFAGIAGEFGLHPLAVEDAVQAHQRPKLERYDDTLFTVFKTVHYIEHDRLTANSEVVETGEVMCFTGRDFFITVRHGGQGSLRALRHRLQDDPELLAKGPSAVLHAIADHVVDGYIAVADAVQDDIDEVETEVFSPGRKGAPRGTDAGRIYQLKREVLEFKRAVSPLLRPMQLLSERPMRLIDPDIQKYFRDVADHVARVHEQVIGFDELLNSILQANLAQASVAQNEDMRKITSWAAIIAVPTMVCGVYGMNFDYMPETHWKYGYPVILSVTVAICLGIHRTLKRNGWL
- a CDS encoding suppressor of fused domain protein, with translation MADVLPLVEARLRTALGEPDARAAVTFLGTDRVEVLRFQEGDIVRYATLGMSAHPMTDPTAVIADPVKGPRAELVLSVRAGLADTDKVLRPLAVLAASPQVEGVVVAPGASLDVGEPLWPGAPFTSVLVAEPGGLVEDLDLDAPLDPVSFLPLLPMTPNEAAWKRVHGAQALQERWLTHGTDLRDPTRTSVPLT
- a CDS encoding MFS transporter, whose protein sequence is MDPLDAGSGSILRQPKAVWATAGASVVAFMGIGLVDPILPSIASGLDATAGQVSLLFTSYFLITAVAMLLTGFVSSRIGGRKTLLLGLALVVVFAALAGTSGSVGELVGFRAGWGLGNALFVSTALAVIVGAAAGGSAAAILLYESALGLGMACGPLLGALLGDASWRYPFFGTAFLMAVGFLCITAFLKEQPRPATKTSVLDPIRALGHGGLASAAASAFFYNYTFFTVLAFTPFVLDMSPYRSGAVFFAWGVLLAVFSVIVAPRLQERFGSLRVLGGSLVLLAADVLVLGYGDHTTAVVCTILSGAFIGVNNTVYTELALGVSDAPRPVASAGYNFVRWFAAAAAPFFAPRIEEWTGSLRVPFVVAAVTAVLGALVVLVRRRALTLEAEEHATRHATEDSVTVFAN